One genomic region from Methanotorris formicicus Mc-S-70 encodes:
- the cbiQ gene encoding cobalt ECF transporter T component CbiQ, translated as MHISLSSLEKENFKESIIHKMDARVKLILTLLIIFYITAYNSIFAILLVEIYLIFLIVLSKLSLIYTFKRIALILPFGGTIALFQPFIKGKTVIYYLFGIPIYQEGLTFGMLLFLKVLVSVTSIVLLSSTTPMYEIINAGRKLGLPKIMAMLLGLMVRYLFVMYDVLENTIKAQKSRGFNRKNLSYKKILHIFGYTVGNLFLRSYEQGEKTYLAMLSRCYSNGSDLFPYKKKIGVEDLTMMLVTVIVLVLANFCFN; from the coding sequence ATGCACATCTCATTGTCTTCACTTGAGAAGGAAAATTTTAAAGAGAGTATAATCCACAAAATGGATGCGAGAGTTAAGTTGATCTTAACGCTTTTAATTATTTTCTATATAACAGCGTACAACAGTATATTTGCAATACTTTTAGTTGAAATTTATTTGATATTTTTGATAGTATTATCAAAATTGTCATTAATTTACACATTTAAAAGAATTGCTTTAATATTGCCATTTGGAGGAACTATTGCATTATTTCAACCATTTATTAAGGGAAAAACTGTTATTTATTATTTATTTGGAATCCCAATATACCAGGAAGGATTGACGTTTGGGATGTTGCTATTTCTGAAGGTTTTAGTTAGTGTTACGAGTATAGTTCTCCTATCATCCACAACACCGATGTATGAGATCATAAATGCAGGGAGGAAGTTGGGACTTCCAAAGATTATGGCTATGCTTTTGGGGTTGATGGTGAGATATTTGTTTGTGATGTATGATGTTCTTGAAAATACAATAAAAGCACAAAAATCAAGGGGATTTAATAGAAAAAACCTATCTTACAAAAAAATACTCCATATATTTGGCTACACTGTTGGGAATTTGTTTTTGAGATCTTATGAGCAAGGAGAAAAAACATACCTTGCAATGTTGTCGAGATGTTATTCAAATGGATCAGATTTATTCCCCTACAAAAAAAAGATTGGGGTTGAAGATCTTACAATGATGCTGGTAACTGTAATTGTTTTAGTTTTGGCAAATTTTTGTTTTAATTAA
- a CDS encoding PDGLE domain-containing protein, which produces MDNKKILMYGLVISLVIGILAPFLASPNPDGLESAAEKIVNEKALHHNLQQIGLEEEGTVIPSPMPDYAIEGMDKVGEIIAMIVGILIMLAVAYGVTVTIARKN; this is translated from the coding sequence ATGGACAATAAAAAAATCCTAATGTATGGATTGGTAATATCTTTGGTAATTGGTATTTTGGCACCGTTTTTAGCATCTCCAAATCCAGATGGATTGGAAAGTGCAGCAGAAAAGATTGTAAATGAGAAAGCCCTTCACCACAACCTTCAACAAATTGGACTTGAAGAGGAGGGAACAGTCATCCCATCCCCAATGCCTGACTACGCTATCGAGGGCATGGATAAAGTTGGAGAAATTATAGCAATGATTGTCGGAATTTTAATAATGTTGGCAGTTGCTTATGGGGTAACTGTTACTATCGCAAGGAAAAACTAA
- the cbiM gene encoding cobalt transporter CbiM has product MHIPDGFMPLWECGIFWLISLAFIAMSLKWASKELDEKKVPLFAALAAGIFAIQAMNMPIPWGTSGHMVGGALTSIIFDSPWAGVLMLTLVLIVQGVFFADGGLLVMGANIFNMGIVCSFVGYYVFKALKNVGTPVAAFIAGWTGLFLSAIVCAIEMAIAGTFPLDKGLYYMGLYHACIGIIEGAITAIVIAYLSNVKPEVIGAKSTVSE; this is encoded by the coding sequence ATGCACATACCAGATGGATTTATGCCACTATGGGAATGTGGTATTTTTTGGTTGATATCTTTGGCATTTATTGCGATGTCCTTGAAATGGGCATCAAAAGAACTTGATGAGAAAAAAGTTCCATTGTTCGCTGCTTTAGCAGCAGGTATATTCGCTATTCAAGCAATGAACATGCCAATTCCATGGGGAACAAGTGGTCACATGGTTGGTGGTGCTTTAACAAGCATTATCTTTGATAGCCCATGGGCTGGAGTTCTAATGTTGACATTGGTTTTAATTGTTCAAGGTGTTTTCTTCGCTGATGGTGGATTGTTGGTTATGGGGGCAAATATCTTCAACATGGGAATTGTTTGTTCTTTTGTAGGTTACTATGTATTTAAAGCATTGAAAAATGTTGGAACTCCAGTTGCTGCATTCATTGCAGGATGGACTGGATTGTTCTTATCTGCAATAGTATGTGCAATAGAGATGGCAATTGCTGGAACATTCCCATTGGACAAAGGGCTCTACTACATGGGTCTCTACCACGCGTGTATTGGAATAATTGAAGGGGCAATAACAGCAATAGTCATTGCCTATCTTTCAAATGTAAAACCTGAGGTAATTGGGGCAAAATCAACAGTTAGTGAATAA
- the pheT gene encoding phenylalanine--tRNA ligase subunit beta, with protein MPTINVKKSDLERLVNMDLSDAFIEEKFPMMGVEVEEIFKEDCEKVVQFSINPNRPDYLSVEGLARGFRGFIGIETGLKRYDVYESDIKIYVEDVKTRPYIAFALVKNVQIDDAVLESIINLQEKLHWTIGRDRKKVAIGIHDADKVESPFYYKEVDEDGIKFIPLNAEEEMTPKEILEKHEKGIKYAHLINDRFPIILDKNGNVLSMPPIINGILTKVTTETRNLLIDVTGTDKNAVENTLNIIVTALADRGGTIFKTEVIYKDEKITYPNLEPKIKETTPEFINKTLGLNLNVGEIVSCLRKGRMDSIYENGRLKIFIPPYRVDILHEVDFAEEVAINYGYDKFTGEYPIIGTIGEVNKLEKKCDFIREIMIGLDFYEVVNLTLSNQKILFENMRLDVDEKDYIEVLKPASVEHRVVRTSILPLLLETLRINKHKELPQRIFEIGDCVVIDENFETRGRTIKKIAGVVIHPTANFNEIKSYVEALLRELKINYELESYKHPSFIDGRCAKIISNGKGIGCFGEIHPEVILNFDLEHPIVGFEIEIE; from the coding sequence ATGCCAACAATAAATGTTAAAAAATCAGATTTGGAAAGATTGGTCAATATGGACTTATCTGATGCATTTATAGAGGAAAAGTTTCCTATGATGGGTGTTGAAGTAGAAGAGATTTTTAAGGAAGATTGTGAAAAAGTCGTTCAATTTTCAATAAACCCCAATAGGCCTGATTACTTAAGTGTTGAAGGATTAGCAAGAGGATTTAGGGGTTTTATTGGAATAGAAACTGGATTAAAAAGATACGATGTTTATGAGAGTGATATAAAGATTTATGTTGAAGATGTTAAAACAAGGCCGTATATTGCCTTTGCATTGGTTAAGAATGTGCAAATTGATGATGCTGTTTTGGAGAGTATAATAAACTTGCAGGAAAAATTACATTGGACTATTGGAAGGGACAGAAAAAAGGTGGCAATTGGTATTCACGATGCCGATAAGGTTGAATCACCATTTTACTACAAGGAAGTGGATGAAGATGGGATAAAATTCATTCCTTTAAATGCTGAGGAAGAGATGACTCCAAAAGAGATTTTAGAGAAGCATGAAAAGGGTATAAAATATGCCCACTTAATAAATGATAGATTTCCAATAATTTTGGATAAAAATGGCAATGTCTTATCAATGCCTCCAATAATCAACGGAATTCTAACAAAAGTCACAACAGAAACAAGGAACTTATTGATTGATGTTACTGGAACTGATAAAAACGCAGTTGAAAATACCTTGAACATCATAGTAACTGCACTTGCAGATAGGGGGGGAACAATATTCAAAACTGAGGTAATATACAAGGATGAAAAAATAACCTATCCTAACTTAGAACCAAAGATTAAAGAAACAACTCCAGAATTTATAAACAAAACCTTGGGATTAAATTTAAATGTTGGGGAAATTGTCTCATGCCTTAGGAAGGGAAGAATGGACTCAATTTATGAAAATGGAAGGTTAAAGATATTTATTCCTCCTTATAGAGTTGACATATTGCATGAAGTTGATTTTGCTGAAGAAGTAGCAATAAACTACGGTTATGATAAATTTACAGGAGAGTATCCAATTATTGGAACAATTGGAGAAGTTAATAAATTAGAGAAAAAATGTGATTTTATAAGAGAAATTATGATTGGATTGGACTTTTATGAGGTTGTAAACTTAACACTCTCAAATCAAAAGATACTATTTGAAAATATGAGGTTGGATGTTGATGAAAAGGATTATATTGAGGTTTTAAAGCCTGCATCAGTTGAGCATAGGGTTGTTAGAACATCGATATTGCCTTTATTGTTAGAAACATTAAGAATAAACAAGCACAAAGAACTCCCGCAAAGAATATTTGAAATTGGAGATTGTGTGGTTATAGATGAGAACTTTGAGACAAGGGGGAGAACCATAAAGAAGATTGCTGGAGTCGTTATTCACCCAACTGCAAATTTCAATGAAATAAAAAGTTATGTTGAGGCACTTTTAAGGGAATTGAAAATCAACTATGAACTTGAAAGTTATAAGCATCCTTCATTTATAGATGGAAGATGTGCAAAAATAATATCTAATGGGAAGGGTATTGGATGCTTTGGAGAAATCCATCCAGAGGTTATTCTTAATTTTGATTTAGAGCATCCGATAGTTGGTTTTGAGATTGAGATCGAATAA
- a CDS encoding cation:proton antiporter (subunit G of antiporter complex involved in resistance to high concentrations of Na+, K+, Li+ and/or alkali), whose translation MLDNVVLIVSSIGILLASIRLWMEEDRKNILYARLHIAGVIDIACIIIMLIMNQPLLALVYLILCPFAAHAIANANYYDEYNKE comes from the coding sequence GTGCTTGATAATGTTGTTCTCATCGTATCTTCGATAGGAATTTTGTTGGCATCTATAAGGCTTTGGATGGAGGAAGATAGAAAAAACATCCTCTATGCAAGATTGCACATTGCTGGTGTTATTGATATAGCATGCATAATTATTATGCTAATAATGAACCAGCCATTATTGGCGTTGGTTTATTTAATACTATGTCCATTTGCAGCCCATGCTATTGCTAATGCAAATTATTATGATGAGTACAATAAAGAATAA
- the tmk gene encoding dTMP kinase gives MFIVFEGIDGSGKTTQAKLLAKKLNAFYTYEPTDGLIGRLIREILKGEKKCEKETLALMFAADRVEHIRLIEEKLRESHVVCDRYLYSSIAYQTSQGVDEDFILQINRFAKKPDVVVLLTVDIEEGIKRLGKEKEIFEKERFLKKVQNKYLELAKKEDFIVIDTTNRSIDDVHEDVLNQINVKL, from the coding sequence ATGTTTATTGTATTTGAGGGTATAGATGGAAGTGGAAAAACCACACAGGCAAAGTTGTTGGCAAAAAAATTGAATGCATTTTACACCTATGAACCAACAGATGGATTAATTGGGAGATTAATAAGGGAAATTTTAAAGGGGGAGAAAAAATGTGAAAAAGAAACTCTTGCACTGATGTTCGCTGCTGATAGGGTTGAGCATATTAGATTAATTGAAGAAAAACTTAGAGAATCCCATGTTGTTTGTGATAGATATCTCTACTCATCCATTGCCTATCAAACATCCCAAGGTGTTGATGAGGACTTTATTTTGCAGATAAATAGATTTGCAAAGAAACCAGATGTTGTTGTTTTGCTTACTGTTGATATAGAAGAAGGGATTAAAAGGTTGGGAAAAGAAAAGGAGATTTTTGAGAAGGAAAGGTTCTTAAAAAAGGTTCAAAACAAGTATTTGGAACTTGCAAAAAAGGAGGATTTTATTGTTATTGATACTACAAACAGAAGTATCGATGATGTGCATGAGGATGTGCTAAATCAAATAAATGTAAAACTTTAA
- the hjc gene encoding Holliday junction resolvase Hjc, with product MYRKGSNFERELKKSLEEKGFAVVRSAGSHGVDIIAGRNGTIYIFECKSTSKEKFYVKKEDIDKLISFSETFGGKPYLALKIKGKWLFINPHLLHTDGKNYALDYKKIQVIAIDFKELVGEDRQIKFDEII from the coding sequence ATGTATAGGAAAGGGAGTAATTTTGAAAGGGAATTAAAAAAATCTCTTGAGGAAAAGGGTTTTGCTGTAGTTAGGAGTGCGGGAAGTCATGGAGTGGACATAATTGCAGGAAGAAATGGGACTATTTACATATTTGAGTGTAAATCAACATCAAAGGAAAAATTTTACGTTAAAAAAGAGGATATCGACAAGTTAATATCATTCTCAGAAACCTTTGGGGGAAAACCTTACCTTGCATTAAAAATTAAAGGAAAATGGCTATTTATAAACCCCCATCTATTGCATACAGATGGAAAAAACTATGCCTTAGATTACAAAAAAATACAGGTTATTGCCATAGATTTCAAAGAACTTGTAGGAGAGGATAGGCAAATAAAGTTTGATGAAATTATTTAA
- a CDS encoding methanogenesis marker 6 protein: MKTKVIVLADNAETTPSKLFRFLNSLNYDINVKETCFGAYIEGEDDVVDEVTNIVRNLEKNKIFCKDRGFPIWDKRRCRAFRGGGPREGFHQLEAEQRVLNKIAEALDEIEKEGILPMEKVDEEKIEKHKLDIKAFIKIIDEELK; the protein is encoded by the coding sequence ATGAAAACCAAGGTAATAGTTTTAGCAGATAATGCAGAAACCACACCATCAAAACTATTCAGATTCTTGAATTCATTGAATTATGACATAAATGTTAAGGAAACGTGCTTTGGAGCATATATTGAAGGAGAAGATGATGTTGTTGATGAAGTGACAAATATAGTTAGAAATCTTGAAAAGAATAAGATATTTTGTAAAGATAGGGGATTCCCAATTTGGGATAAGAGGAGATGTAGGGCATTTAGGGGAGGGGGGCCGAGAGAAGGATTTCACCAATTAGAGGCAGAACAAAGAGTATTGAATAAGATTGCAGAGGCATTAGATGAAATTGAGAAGGAAGGAATCCTCCCAATGGAAAAAGTAGATGAAGAAAAAATCGAAAAACATAAACTTGATATTAAAGCATTTATAAAGATTATTGATGAGGAATTAAAATAA
- the cobT gene encoding nicotinate mononucleotide-dependent phosphoribosyltransferase CobT, protein MPLITINENGFLDEIKGKKGLFSCVIASIETTKYVPISGVHRDVIAYTPAADMELVVLGKSICLPTPPIDATGCPSPATITRACMDLKNIPTLTIDAGCFVKPNVPYIKVNENPTGDIRKGKAMENSKELFEKGYTLGKNLIYDCLIIGESVPGGTTTALGILVGLGYDAEGKVSSGSVNNPHELKMEVVRSGLKSAKIEIGKSCVFDVLNAVGDTMMPTVAGMAVAAVENKKPVILAGGTQMASVLAVIKEIDKDAIKSGLISIGTTEFVLNDKNADLKGIVEQIGDVPILASKFNYEKAKIDGLKAYCRGSVKEGVGAGGIASYAYINGLEPDEVRGYVEKNYYRWYRDIIK, encoded by the coding sequence ATGCCATTAATAACAATTAATGAAAATGGATTTTTGGATGAAATAAAGGGTAAAAAGGGATTATTTTCTTGTGTTATCGCATCTATTGAAACAACAAAATACGTCCCAATATCTGGTGTGCATAGGGATGTTATCGCCTACACACCAGCCGCTGATATGGAGTTGGTGGTTTTGGGAAAAAGTATCTGCCTCCCCACTCCACCAATAGATGCAACTGGCTGCCCTTCTCCAGCAACAATTACAAGGGCATGCATGGATTTAAAAAACATCCCCACTCTAACTATTGATGCTGGATGTTTTGTTAAACCAAACGTTCCATACATAAAGGTAAATGAAAACCCCACTGGAGATATAAGAAAAGGAAAGGCAATGGAGAACTCTAAGGAGTTATTTGAAAAAGGCTACACCCTCGGAAAAAATTTAATTTATGATTGTTTGATTATTGGTGAGAGTGTCCCTGGAGGAACAACAACTGCATTAGGCATTTTAGTTGGTTTGGGTTATGATGCAGAGGGAAAGGTAAGTTCCGGTTCAGTAAATAACCCCCACGAGTTAAAAATGGAGGTTGTAAGAAGTGGATTAAAAAGTGCAAAAATAGAGATTGGAAAGAGTTGTGTTTTTGATGTTTTAAATGCTGTTGGAGATACCATGATGCCTACCGTTGCAGGTATGGCAGTTGCAGCAGTGGAAAATAAAAAACCAGTAATTTTGGCTGGTGGAACACAGATGGCAAGTGTTCTTGCGGTGATAAAGGAGATAGATAAAGATGCTATAAAAAGTGGACTAATTTCAATAGGGACAACGGAATTTGTTTTAAATGATAAGAATGCTGATTTGAAAGGAATTGTTGAGCAGATAGGGGACGTTCCAATACTTGCATCAAAATTTAACTATGAAAAAGCGAAAATTGATGGTTTAAAGGCATATTGTAGGGGCTCTGTAAAAGAAGGGGTTGGTGCTGGAGGCATTGCTTCTTATGCATATATAAATGGATTGGAACCAGATGAAGTTAGGGGATATGTGGAGAAGAATTATTATAGGTGGTATAGGGATATAATAAAATAA
- the leuB gene encoding bifunctional 3-isopropylmalate/3-methylmalate dehydrogenase, giving the protein MAHKICVIEGDGIGKEVVPASINVLEATGVDFEFIYAEAGDEVFEKTGKALPEETVEKALESDAVFFGAAGETAADVIVKLRQILKTYANVRPVKAYKGINCLRDDIDYVIVRENTEGLYKGLEAEIDEGITTATRVITRKACERIFKFAFELARDRKKQGKEGKVTCAHKANVLKVTDGLFKKVFYEVAEEYDDIKVEDYYIDAMNMYIITKPQVFDVVVTSNLFGDILSDGAAGTVGGLGLAPSANIGDEHGLFEPVHGSAPDIAGKGIANPTATILSGVLMLRYLKEFEAADKIEKALEEVLAAGLTTPDLGGKLNTFQMAEEVAKRVEK; this is encoded by the coding sequence ATGGCACATAAGATTTGCGTAATAGAGGGAGATGGAATTGGAAAAGAAGTTGTTCCAGCAAGTATTAATGTTTTAGAAGCAACTGGTGTGGATTTTGAATTTATATATGCAGAGGCGGGAGATGAGGTTTTTGAAAAAACAGGAAAGGCATTGCCAGAAGAAACAGTTGAGAAAGCATTAGAAAGTGATGCAGTATTCTTTGGAGCAGCAGGAGAGACAGCAGCAGATGTTATCGTTAAATTAAGGCAGATTTTAAAAACCTACGCAAATGTTAGACCAGTTAAGGCATATAAAGGAATAAATTGCCTAAGGGATGATATTGATTATGTAATTGTTAGGGAAAACACTGAAGGTCTCTACAAGGGATTAGAGGCAGAGATTGATGAAGGAATAACAACAGCAACAAGAGTAATAACAAGAAAGGCATGTGAAAGGATATTTAAATTTGCATTTGAATTGGCAAGGGATAGAAAGAAACAAGGAAAAGAAGGAAAAGTAACTTGTGCTCACAAGGCAAATGTCTTAAAAGTAACTGATGGATTGTTTAAGAAGGTGTTCTATGAGGTTGCAGAGGAATACGATGATATTAAAGTAGAGGACTACTATATCGATGCAATGAACATGTACATCATAACAAAACCTCAGGTGTTTGATGTTGTTGTTACATCCAACTTGTTTGGGGATATCTTATCAGATGGTGCAGCAGGAACTGTTGGAGGTTTAGGATTGGCTCCATCAGCAAACATTGGGGATGAGCATGGGTTATTTGAGCCAGTCCATGGTTCAGCCCCAGATATTGCAGGGAAGGGAATAGCAAATCCAACAGCAACAATATTAAGTGGAGTCTTAATGCTTAGATATTTGAAGGAGTTTGAAGCAGCAGATAAAATAGAGAAGGCATTGGAAGAAGTTTTAGCAGCGGGTTTAACAACTCCTGACTTGGGAGGGAAATTAAATACCTTCCAAATGGCAGAAGAGGTTGCAAAAAGAGTTGAAAAATAA
- a CDS encoding DUF1890 domain-containing protein: MRVLILLGCPEPPVLVPSFIYLTNMLKKKGYEVFVSANPAALRLVETADPEKLYIKNVGFQEIDEGLKEAFDVDYIISFVHNDAGVSYTITYMHKYKAKTIGIVFGREMKEDFVNTLKENGVETYFVRAFHNPTPIVVTLKRILENLENK; this comes from the coding sequence ATGAGGGTTTTAATATTACTTGGATGTCCAGAACCTCCAGTTTTGGTTCCATCATTTATTTATTTAACAAATATGCTAAAGAAGAAAGGTTATGAGGTTTTTGTTTCTGCAAATCCTGCAGCATTGAGATTGGTTGAAACTGCAGATCCAGAAAAGTTATATATAAAAAATGTTGGATTTCAAGAGATTGATGAGGGGTTGAAGGAGGCGTTTGATGTGGATTATATCATCAGTTTTGTCCACAACGATGCAGGAGTTAGTTATACAATAACCTACATGCACAAATATAAGGCAAAAACCATAGGAATTGTATTTGGTAGAGAAATGAAAGAGGACTTTGTAAATACATTAAAAGAGAATGGTGTAGAGACATACTTTGTTAGGGCATTCCACAATCCAACACCAATAGTAGTAACCTTAAAAAGAATCTTAGAAAATCTTGAAAATAAATGA
- a CDS encoding DUF1894 domain-containing protein: MSCIDKLNYEILYKGGFKECAEFIRKNFKNVKEVNAGEEIFEGIFLIGIPPIPIAYEDNYVIFPYTKPCYGTFVLKIKTEEEKDRELEKDKENKNKKDKKGILSKLKFW; this comes from the coding sequence ATGTCATGTATTGATAAATTAAACTATGAAATTCTATATAAAGGAGGGTTTAAGGAGTGTGCAGAATTTATAAGAAAAAATTTTAAAAATGTTAAGGAAGTGAACGCAGGAGAGGAAATATTCGAAGGGATTTTTTTAATTGGAATCCCACCAATTCCTATTGCTTATGAAGATAACTATGTAATATTCCCATACACAAAACCATGCTATGGGACTTTTGTTTTAAAGATTAAAACTGAAGAAGAAAAAGATAGAGAATTAGAAAAAGATAAAGAAAACAAAAATAAAAAAGATAAAAAAGGAATACTATCAAAATTAAAATTCTGGTGA
- the mvk gene encoding mevalonate kinase codes for MVLVESPAKVILFGEHAVVYGYRAISMAIDLKTTCTVEESDTTIINLKDLKKRLEIPIEEILNLDVNEYGDFKYVLCAIKNTLLYLSSHKNLDLRDLRSFKLTLTSQIPISCGLGSSASATISTIRGISKFYGSYLNDDEVAKIGFGVEKEVQGKASATDTATITYKGLLEIERNNIKRIKGELKEFIKSCKFLICYCEERKKKTSELVNEVAKHKNKDEIFRKIGNIVEKSKITFNKNEFGKLMNMNHNLLKELGVSTLKLDEVVEIGKIYGYGAKLTGAGGGGCVIILVDEGKEDDLINELKERDVEYFECRMVY; via the coding sequence ATGGTATTGGTGGAGAGTCCTGCAAAGGTTATTTTATTTGGAGAGCACGCTGTGGTTTATGGATATAGGGCAATATCAATGGCAATTGATTTAAAGACAACATGCACAGTAGAAGAAAGCGATACAACAATCATCAATTTAAAGGATTTAAAAAAGCGTTTGGAAATTCCAATTGAGGAGATATTGAATTTAGATGTCAACGAATATGGAGATTTTAAATATGTGTTATGTGCAATAAAAAACACTCTTCTCTACTTATCTTCACACAAAAATTTAGATTTGAGGGATTTAAGATCATTTAAATTAACTTTAACCTCCCAAATTCCAATAAGTTGTGGTTTAGGTTCTTCCGCATCAGCAACCATATCAACAATAAGGGGTATATCAAAATTTTATGGATCTTATTTGAATGATGACGAAGTTGCCAAAATTGGTTTTGGTGTTGAGAAAGAAGTTCAGGGAAAGGCGAGTGCAACAGATACTGCAACGATAACCTACAAAGGACTCTTAGAAATTGAAAGGAATAACATTAAAAGAATAAAAGGAGAATTAAAAGAATTCATCAAAAGTTGTAAGTTTTTAATATGCTATTGTGAAGAGAGAAAAAAGAAAACATCTGAACTGGTTAATGAAGTTGCGAAGCATAAAAATAAGGATGAAATCTTTAGAAAAATTGGGAATATTGTTGAAAAATCAAAAATAACTTTTAATAAAAATGAATTTGGGAAATTGATGAATATGAACCACAATTTACTAAAGGAATTGGGAGTTTCAACGCTAAAATTGGATGAAGTTGTTGAAATTGGGAAAATTTATGGTTATGGGGCTAAATTAACAGGTGCGGGGGGAGGCGGGTGTGTTATAATTTTAGTTGATGAAGGTAAAGAGGATGATTTAATAAATGAGTTAAAAGAAAGGGATGTTGAGTATTTTGAATGTAGAATGGTGTATTAA
- a CDS encoding isopentenyl phosphate kinase produces the protein MLIILKLGGSILSDKNVPFSVKWDNLERFGEEIRNAMGYYKEKGEKLNLMIVHGGGSFGHPVAKKYLKDGKFCNMQKGFWEIQKAMRRFNNLVIDTLHFYDIPAVSIQPSSFVVFKNDGNLIFDLSAIKELLKRDLVPVVHGDIVVDEDGNYKILSGDHILPYLTKKLDVDLSLHASDVDGVLDENGEVIEKIDKSNIDDVLKMLKDSKGIDVTGGMYLKVMEAYKMGVKTVIFNGNKNGNIYNALIGNVKGTVIIG, from the coding sequence ATGTTAATTATTTTAAAACTTGGAGGGAGTATTTTATCTGACAAAAATGTGCCTTTTTCAGTTAAATGGGACAACTTAGAGAGGTTTGGGGAAGAGATAAGAAATGCTATGGGATATTATAAAGAAAAAGGCGAAAAATTAAATTTAATGATTGTTCATGGTGGTGGCTCTTTTGGACATCCTGTTGCAAAAAAGTATCTAAAAGATGGGAAATTTTGCAATATGCAAAAGGGGTTTTGGGAAATTCAAAAGGCAATGAGGAGATTCAACAACTTAGTTATTGATACACTCCACTTCTATGATATCCCTGCTGTGTCTATTCAGCCATCTTCCTTCGTGGTTTTTAAGAATGATGGTAATTTAATTTTTGATTTAAGTGCCATTAAAGAACTTTTGAAAAGAGATTTAGTTCCTGTTGTTCATGGAGATATTGTTGTGGATGAAGATGGCAATTATAAAATCCTATCTGGGGACCATATTTTGCCATATTTAACCAAAAAGTTGGATGTTGATTTGAGTTTACATGCTTCAGATGTAGATGGTGTTTTGGATGAGAATGGAGAGGTTATTGAAAAGATTGATAAGAGTAATATAGATGATGTTTTAAAGATGCTAAAAGACTCAAAAGGAATAGATGTCACTGGTGGAATGTATTTGAAAGTTATGGAAGCATATAAAATGGGAGTAAAGACAGTTATTTTCAATGGAAACAAAAATGGCAATATATACAATGCGTTAATTGGAAATGTTAAGGGAACTGTTATTATTGGTTAA